The DNA region TGCGAACGGCCAACAGGCGGGATTATTCGGTCAAACCGCCCGCCAAAACGGTGCTCAACGCTCTGGCGGAGATCGGCAAGGACGTGATCGGCATCGGAAAGATTTCGGATATTTATGCGGGGGAAGGAATCACCCGTTCCATCTCTTCCAAATCCAACATGGACGGCGTGGACAAGTTGCTGGACGTGCTGAATACGGACTTTGACGGGTTGGCATTTCTGAATTTGGTCGATTTTGATGCCAAATACGGTCACCGACGCGACCCCGACGGGTATGCCCGGGCGCTGGAAGAGTTTGATGCGCGGGTGCCGGAAATTTTGGACGCGCTGGGGGACGATGATCTGCTCATCATCACTGCCGATCACGGCAACGATCCCACTCACCACGGAACCGACCACACCCGGGAATACGTTCCGTTGCTGGTTTGGTCACACGCTTTGTCCCGTCCCGGGAACTTCCTCGGCGTCCGCGGCACCTTTGCCGATGTGGGCGCGACGGTGGCGGAAAATTTCGGTGCCGCCATGCCGGTGATCGGCCGAAGCTTTTTGGGAGAGTTGCGTTGAACGCATGATTCGGACTTGTTTCTCGACTTGGATGGATTCCGCTTGTTGAAAGGAGAGATTGGCATGAGCACGCGGCTGAAGATGTCGGAAGCCGCCCGCCACATCACCGGGCGGATTTCGGTGCGCCCGAAAATCGGACTGATTCTCGGTTCCGGTCTCGGCGTGCTGGCCGAAGAGTTGGAAGGAGCGGTTCGCATCCCCTACGGAGACATCCCGCATTTTCCGGTGTCAACCGTGGAAGGGCACGCGGGTGAACTGGTGATCGGCACGCTGGAGGGGAAACCGGTCGTGGTCATGAGCGGCCGCTTCCATCTGTATGAAGGACACGATCCGGCAAAAGCGGCTTTCCCCATCCGGGTCATGAAAGAGATCGGCGTGGAGACCGTGTTGGTGACAAATGCCGCGGGCGGCGTGAACGAATCGTTTGAACCGGGTGATCTGATGATCATCAATGATCACATCAACCTGATGTTCCGCAATCCGTTGATCGGTCCGAACGATGACGAGCTGGGGCCGCGTTTCCCCGACATGTCGACCGCCTATGATCCGGAACTCAGGAAGCTTGCCCGAAACGTTGCGGAAGCGGAAGGCATCGCCATTCGGGAAGGCGTGTATGCCGCGGTGTTGGGGCCGTCATATGAAACGCCTGCGGAGATTCGCATGATTCGCAAGATCGGAGGGGATGCGGTCGGCATGTCCACCGTGCCGGAAGTGTTGGTCGCCCGTCATGCGGGGATCCGGGTGCTCGGCATCTCCTGCATCTCCAACATGGCGGCGGGCATTCTTCCGCAGCCGCTCACCCATGAAGAAGTCATGGAAACCACCGGGCGTGTGAAAGCCACGTTCATTCGTCTGGTCAAGGGAATCATTCGCGAGTTGTGAACAGGGGGTGCCTGGATGAACATCATGGACAAAATCGCGGAAGCCAAAAGCAAAATCGCTTCACTCACCACCCACCGCCCGGAAATCGGTCTGATTCTCGGTTCCGGTCTTGGAGATCTCGCCGAAGAGATCGAAGACGCCGTCAAGATTCCGTACAGCGAGATTCCGCATTTTCCGAAATCAACCGTGGCCGGTCACGCCGGCCGACTGGTGATCGGCAAGCTCTCCGGGAAGACCGTCGTTGCCATGCAGGGACGGTTCCATTTCTACGAAGGTTACAGTCAGCGTGAAGTGGTATTCCCGGTCTATGTGATGAAGGCGCTGGGCGTGCAAGTCTTGATCGCCACCAATGCCGCCGGTGGCATGAACCGCGGTTTCAAGGCAGGAGACCTGATGGTGTTGACGGATCATCTCAACTTTACCGGCTCCAATCCGCTGATCGGTCCCAATCACGAAGAGCTGGGCCCCCGTTTTCCGGACATGTCGGCGGCCTATGACCCGGAGCTGCGCCGGCTCGCCTTCCGGGTGGCGGAGAAGCAAGGAGTCCGGTTGCAACAGGGGGTTTATGCCGCCATCAGCGGGCCTGCATACATGACCCCTTCGGAATTGATCATGCTGAGAAATCTGGGTGGGGACGCCGTGGGCATGTCCACCGCTCCGGAAGTGATCGCCGCACGCCATGCCGGTCTGCGGGTGCTCGGCATCTCCTGCATCACCGACATGGCCATCGGAGAAGAATTGGAGCCGCTCACCCATGAGCAGGTGGTGGAAGTGGCCAACCGGACCAAACCGCTGTTCATGAATCTGGTCAAAGGGATTCTGGCAGAGGTTGAGCTGAAATGAACACATTGGAGATCATTCGCAGAAAACGGGACGGGCACGAATTGACGACCGAAGAGATCCGTCATCTCATCCGGGGTTATACGGACGGAACCATCCCCGATTACCAGATGTCCGCTTGGGCGATGGCCGTTTATTTCCGGGGCATGACGGAACGGGAAACCGCCGACCTCACCATGGCCTTGGTCGACTCCGGCGATCGGGTGGATCTGTCCGGCATCCCGGGGCGCAAGGTGGACAAACACAGCACCGGGGGAGTGGGCGACACAACCACGCTGGTGGTGGCTCCGCTGGTGGCGGCCGTCGGGGTTCCCGTGGCCAAACTGTCCGGACGCGGTTTGGGGCATACCGGCGGAACGGTGGACAAACTCGAATCGTTCCGCGGATTTTCCACCGAGCTGGACACGACGGAATTCATCGAACTGGTCAATCGGACGGGCTTGGCCGTGATGGGGCAGACCGCCCGCCTCACGCCGGCGGACAAACAACTGTACGCGCTGAGGGATGTGACGGCGACGGTGGATTCCATTCCGCTCATTGCCAGTTCCATCATGAGCAAAAAAATTGCCGCCGGAGCCGACGCGATCGTGCTGGACGTGAAAACGGGCGACGGAGCGTTCATGAAGCGCGAGGAAGATGCCGTCCGGCTGGCGGAAGCCATGGTGTCCATCGGCAAACAGGTGGGGCGCACCACCGTGGCGGTTGTCAGTGACATGAGCCAACCTTTGGGATTTGCGGTCGGAAACGCACTGGAAGTGAAAGAAGCGATGGACACGCTCAAAGGTGCAGGACCTGCGGATCTCACCGAGTTGAGCTTGCAGATCGGCGCCAGGATGCTCGTTTTGTCCGGCGCATTCCATGATGCGCAGGCGGCTCGCGAGGCGCTCGTCCGCTGCATGCAAGACGGCAGCGCATTCGCCAAATTCCGCGAGTTCATCGTTGCCCAAAGCGGCGATCCCGGCCAACTGGATGATCCGTCCCTGCTTCCCAAAGCCAAACATGAAATTCCGCTGATCGCGGAAAGCAGCGGATTTGTCACGGAAATTCGCGCCGAGGAAGTGGGACTGGCGGCCATGCGACTGGGGGCCGGCCGGATGACCAAAGCCGACGTGATCGATCATGCCGTCGGCGTCGTCCTGCATCGCAAGGTGGGGGACCCGGTGAAGGCGGGAGACACGCTTGCCACTCTCCATGTCAATCAGACGGCCACGCTGGAAGAAGTCAAAAAGCGCTTGAAAGAGGCCATCGTGATCGGAGAGCGGCGGGTGGAGCCTCCCACCCTCATCCGCTGCATCGTCACGGAAGACGGAATCATTCGTCCCTGACCGGTTGGCAAACATCCGCTCTTGCCGGCCGCGTGCCGGGACGGAACCTTGAAACATGCTGATATTCTCTTTGCTTCCTGCAACCATGGGAAGCACTTTTGCAGCCGGTCACAAGTGGTGACCGGCTTTTTGCGTCCCATGAGGCAGCAGGCACCGGCGATCACTTGAACGCGAAGAAAGGTTTGTGACAAAAAGGGATTTATCTAATAAATCTAATAACAAAATTATTGAAAAACTATTAACTTTACTTATAATTAATATTGTATTTCCATTCCCAATTCATTAAAGGGGGAAATGTATGAAATTCAACCGGTCCCTCGTCGCCTTGTTGTCGACTTCCCTGTTGGTGGGAACGGCGATGCTTTCGCCGCAAGCGCCACGAGCCGATGCGGCACCCGCGCTGGACCAAGGAAAGCATGCTCATGTGGACTGGGCCGTGGTCAACCAGGAGTTGCTGGTCAAAGCGCTTGAAAAGCAAGGCAAGCTTCGCAAAAATGCTTCTCCGCGCGAGATCGAGCGTGCCATCCGGGAATATGTCACCCGGGGACAAAATCCCAACACCCGGACGGACGGCATCGATACGTCCAAAACCTTCGGCAAAAAAGCCTGGAAAGGGCGCAAAGCCGTTCAGGAACGCTCGGCCGAGCGGATTGATGCGATGAAGGAGAACACCCCGGAACGGATTTCCGGCAAGACCAAGCATGTGGACAATGCCGTGGTTGCGCTGATCGAATTTCCGGACTTCCCCCACAACAACATCGAACGGGAGGGGGACGCCCACTTCTGGGTGGAAGATTTCACCCCCGACCACTATCGGAACTTGTTGTTCAACAAAAACGGATTCAAATGGGAAGGACAGAACCTGGTCACCCTGACCCAGTTTTATCTGGAGCAATCCGGAGGCTATTGGGAGGTGGCCGGCAAAGTCACTCCCTGGCTCAAGGCCAAACACAACGCGGCGTATTACGGAGCCCATTACCAAACTCCGGATTATGAGTTGAACGATGTCCGGCCGAGGGAGCTGGTGAAAGAGACTCTTGAGGCCGTCGGTCAGATGATCAAAGGAAATGAGGCGAAATATGACCAACGGGATCCGTACGATCTCGATGGCGACGGAAACGTGATGGAACCGGACGGTATCTTGGACAACCTCATGATCGTTCACTCCGGTATGGGTGAAGAGGCGGGCGGAGGCGCACTGGGCGATGACGCCATCTGGTCGCACCGGTCCGTGATCGGTCCCGAGCCGGTTCCCATTCCGGGGACAAGCCTGAAAGCCTTTGACTACATCATTCAGCCCGAAGACGGAGCCACCGGGGTGTTTGCCCACGAATACGGACACAACCTCGGTTTGCCCGACGAGTATGACATCGGCTACACCGGCACCGGTTCTCCGATCGAATACTGGTCCGTCATGGCCGGGGGAAGCTGGGCCGGGAAGGTGCCCGGAACGGAGCCGACCGGTTTCAGCCCTTGGGCGAAGCTGTTCTTCCGTGAAACGTTTGGCGGCAACTGGCCGACGCCCACCGTCATCGATTTTGAGTCGCTGAAGAACAAGAAGAACGTGAAGCTGAAGGAAGCGGTGGATCCGAACAGCAAGGGGAAACTGCTGAAAATCAACCTGCCGGCCAGGTATGTGGATCCTCCGACCCAACCGAAGGGCACCAAATCGTATTTCTCCACCAAAGGAGATTTCTTGGACACCCGCATGGTTTCACCGGAAATCGATCTGACGGGGAAAACCACGGCGAAATTGGTGTATGATTCCTGGAGGCAGATCGAGGCTGGTTACGATTATCTGTACGTGAATGTGTATGTCGACGGTCAGGCCACTCCGGTGACGGTCAAGGAACATTCCGATGTCACGAACGGATGGGTGAAGGAAGAAGTCGACCTTTCGGCGTTCGCCGGAAAGAAAATCCGGGTGGAATTCCGCTATGTGACGGACATCGCCCTGACGATGGAAGGCTTCTACGTGGACAACATTGCGGTGGAAGCGGACGGGGCGACCTTGTTCAGT from Staphylospora marina includes:
- a CDS encoding purine-nucleoside phosphorylase, giving the protein MSEAARHITGRISVRPKIGLILGSGLGVLAEELEGAVRIPYGDIPHFPVSTVEGHAGELVIGTLEGKPVVVMSGRFHLYEGHDPAKAAFPIRVMKEIGVETVLVTNAAGGVNESFEPGDLMIINDHINLMFRNPLIGPNDDELGPRFPDMSTAYDPELRKLARNVAEAEGIAIREGVYAAVLGPSYETPAEIRMIRKIGGDAVGMSTVPEVLVARHAGIRVLGISCISNMAAGILPQPLTHEEVMETTGRVKATFIRLVKGIIREL
- a CDS encoding purine-nucleoside phosphorylase, producing MNIMDKIAEAKSKIASLTTHRPEIGLILGSGLGDLAEEIEDAVKIPYSEIPHFPKSTVAGHAGRLVIGKLSGKTVVAMQGRFHFYEGYSQREVVFPVYVMKALGVQVLIATNAAGGMNRGFKAGDLMVLTDHLNFTGSNPLIGPNHEELGPRFPDMSAAYDPELRRLAFRVAEKQGVRLQQGVYAAISGPAYMTPSELIMLRNLGGDAVGMSTAPEVIAARHAGLRVLGISCITDMAIGEELEPLTHEQVVEVANRTKPLFMNLVKGILAEVELK
- a CDS encoding pyrimidine-nucleoside phosphorylase; the protein is MNTLEIIRRKRDGHELTTEEIRHLIRGYTDGTIPDYQMSAWAMAVYFRGMTERETADLTMALVDSGDRVDLSGIPGRKVDKHSTGGVGDTTTLVVAPLVAAVGVPVAKLSGRGLGHTGGTVDKLESFRGFSTELDTTEFIELVNRTGLAVMGQTARLTPADKQLYALRDVTATVDSIPLIASSIMSKKIAAGADAIVLDVKTGDGAFMKREEDAVRLAEAMVSIGKQVGRTTVAVVSDMSQPLGFAVGNALEVKEAMDTLKGAGPADLTELSLQIGARMLVLSGAFHDAQAAREALVRCMQDGSAFAKFREFIVAQSGDPGQLDDPSLLPKAKHEIPLIAESSGFVTEIRAEEVGLAAMRLGAGRMTKADVIDHAVGVVLHRKVGDPVKAGDTLATLHVNQTATLEEVKKRLKEAIVIGERRVEPPTLIRCIVTEDGIIRP
- a CDS encoding immune inhibitor A domain-containing protein yields the protein MKFNRSLVALLSTSLLVGTAMLSPQAPRADAAPALDQGKHAHVDWAVVNQELLVKALEKQGKLRKNASPREIERAIREYVTRGQNPNTRTDGIDTSKTFGKKAWKGRKAVQERSAERIDAMKENTPERISGKTKHVDNAVVALIEFPDFPHNNIEREGDAHFWVEDFTPDHYRNLLFNKNGFKWEGQNLVTLTQFYLEQSGGYWEVAGKVTPWLKAKHNAAYYGAHYQTPDYELNDVRPRELVKETLEAVGQMIKGNEAKYDQRDPYDLDGDGNVMEPDGILDNLMIVHSGMGEEAGGGALGDDAIWSHRSVIGPEPVPIPGTSLKAFDYIIQPEDGATGVFAHEYGHNLGLPDEYDIGYTGTGSPIEYWSVMAGGSWAGKVPGTEPTGFSPWAKLFFRETFGGNWPTPTVIDFESLKNKKNVKLKEAVDPNSKGKLLKINLPARYVDPPTQPKGTKSYFSTKGDFLDTRMVSPEIDLTGKTTAKLVYDSWRQIEAGYDYLYVNVYVDGQATPVTVKEHSDVTNGWVKEEVDLSAFAGKKIRVEFRYVTDIALTMEGFYVDNIAVEADGATLFSDDAEGTPKFTLEGFKLFDGSPIPYDNYYLVEWRTHNGVDKGLAHIRRNDSLMVYDPGMLVWYYDARWGEDNMTGLHPGEGFLGVVDAHQRGHYWSDGNVGSTRYQVNDAAFGLKDTSPIDIVYPDFSMKYDPLPGVPSFDDRRDYSSPFNPAGGKLLPVHGLKLTVKHTYKKDREVMVEVSKVKR